From a single Acidimicrobiia bacterium genomic region:
- a CDS encoding MmcQ/YjbR family DNA-binding protein — translation MADHRAKSNDPLAALRRICLSLPETTERLSHGEPTWFVRDKKVFVTYANRHHDDRIAFWCAAHDGVQESRLAEDPDRFFRPPYVGHRGWLGVYVDGPVDWADVEDLVEEAYRIVAPARLAASLDDES, via the coding sequence GTGGCGGACCATCGCGCCAAGTCGAATGATCCGCTCGCTGCCCTCCGACGCATCTGCCTGTCGCTTCCGGAGACGACCGAGCGGCTCAGCCACGGGGAGCCGACCTGGTTCGTGCGAGACAAGAAGGTCTTCGTCACGTATGCGAACCGGCATCACGACGACCGGATCGCCTTCTGGTGCGCCGCCCATGACGGTGTGCAGGAGTCGCGCCTCGCCGAAGATCCCGATCGGTTCTTTCGGCCGCCGTACGTCGGGCATCGCGGGTGGCTAGGGGTCTACGTCGACGGGCCGGTCGACTGGGCTGACGTCGAGGACCTCGTCGAGGAGGCGTATCGAATCGTCGCCCCGGCTCGCTTGGCGGCGTCGCTCGACGACGAGAGCTGA
- a CDS encoding FAD-dependent oxidoreductase, with translation MNEFIEAKVALTWHDPRPVYDVVIIGGGGHGLATAYYLATRHGISNIAVLERSYIGGGNSGRNTTVIRANYGIPEAVAFYQHSLDLYASLEQETGRWLMHSTKGLLWLVHTEAGLRAERARAAVNRAFGAETHFVEPGDIARIAPEVDLKAGGGKYPVIGGSYHVKGATARHDRVVWALAEGAINHGVHVIQRIEVTGLQVAAGRVVGVETNRGSIAAGTVVSAVGGHVSGLAAMAGIRLPIRSHPLQAFVTNHYARSFDPIVASTDLLFYASQTARGEMLIGAEIDRQPSYSYRSGHHFLSSCAHRAMVLLPFLRDLRVLRQWTGICDMSPDYSPIMGRTGVDGFLVTTGWGTWGFKAIPAGGEQLAKLIATGAVPELIAPFALDRFAADRTMADRGSAGTH, from the coding sequence GTGAACGAGTTCATCGAGGCGAAGGTGGCGCTCACGTGGCACGACCCGAGGCCGGTGTACGACGTAGTCATCATCGGGGGTGGCGGACACGGGCTGGCCACCGCCTATTACCTGGCGACGAGGCACGGCATATCCAACATCGCCGTTCTGGAGCGCAGCTACATCGGCGGCGGCAACAGCGGCCGGAACACGACGGTCATCCGGGCCAACTACGGGATTCCCGAAGCCGTCGCCTTCTACCAGCACAGCCTCGACCTGTACGCCTCACTCGAGCAGGAGACCGGGCGCTGGCTGATGCACTCGACGAAGGGTCTGCTGTGGCTCGTCCACACCGAGGCGGGCCTGCGAGCCGAGCGCGCCAGAGCGGCGGTCAACAGGGCTTTCGGCGCCGAGACCCACTTCGTGGAGCCTGGCGACATCGCCCGCATCGCCCCTGAGGTGGACCTGAAGGCGGGAGGGGGGAAGTACCCCGTGATCGGAGGGTCGTATCACGTCAAGGGGGCAACCGCCCGCCACGACCGGGTGGTGTGGGCACTCGCCGAGGGCGCCATCAACCATGGGGTCCACGTCATCCAGCGCATCGAAGTCACGGGCCTGCAGGTGGCCGCAGGCAGGGTCGTCGGCGTGGAGACGAACCGGGGGAGCATCGCGGCCGGCACGGTGGTCTCCGCGGTCGGCGGCCACGTCTCGGGGCTCGCTGCCATGGCGGGGATCCGCCTCCCCATCAGGAGCCATCCACTGCAGGCGTTCGTCACGAACCACTACGCGAGGAGCTTCGACCCGATCGTCGCCTCGACCGACTTGCTCTTCTACGCCTCGCAGACGGCGAGGGGAGAGATGCTGATCGGCGCCGAGATAGACAGGCAGCCGAGCTACTCGTACCGGTCGGGCCACCACTTCCTGAGCTCGTGCGCCCACCGGGCGATGGTGCTCCTGCCGTTCCTGCGGGACCTGCGGGTCCTCCGGCAATGGACGGGGATCTGCGACATGTCGCCCGACTACTCGCCGATCATGGGCCGAACCGGGGTCGACGGTTTCCTCGTCACGACGGGGTGGGGCACGTGGGGCTTCAAGGCGATCCCGGCGGGAGGCGAGCAGCTGGCGAAGCTCATCGCAACCGGTGCAGTGCCAGAGCTGATCGCACCGTTTGCACTCGACCGCTTCGCAGCCGACAGGACCATGGCGGATCGGGGCTCGGCGGGGACCCACTGA
- a CDS encoding 2Fe-2S iron-sulfur cluster-binding protein, giving the protein MTQRAFTLDGRSVAFMEGDTLLDAMLRAGELPMAGGCLCFGGDCPHCVATVEGVSYVRTCQTPAEEGIVVSRHPVEGDPPLPPGVDSHAASATNRHVDVVVVGAGESGRAAAAEASAAGRRVAVLDAAAGEEVIGIYAGPMVVARTPRGMLNVHCRSVVVAAGAAEIQPVCPGSDLAGIVTGRAAERMATRQIEMGRVFAVGSPPAGVAAAVDDGELVRFEGEAGRVTAVVVRRPDGTEVSHECDTAAVGLGLQPRDALFRMARDLDVRLVGEAAEEATIPPCPRAGLVCPCAGVTVDDLDSVWQRGFREMELVKRATLAGTGTCQGAACLPHLRSFLADRGAELPPPFTARPVTRQVTFGEVSAGWHLPAVPRTALDAEHRALGAHMDRVGGWWRPWHYGDVDAEYHAVRHAVSVGDVSTLGKMIVTGPGAAELVERLYPTRVADLAPGRARYVLMLNERGYVADDGLVCREDETRFILTFTSGGSTWAEMWVRDWAASWGLDVRIMNTTTSLGAVNVTGPGARDLLALAGVAEPPGYMRHAAAEVAGVPCRIFRLSFTGELSYELHHPAERSAELWRALLGLGRGLGIAPHGVAALLRLRLEKGHVIVGQDTDFDSTPRRLGLPWAVKTDKPDFIGKQAVLRTDAIPLDKQLVGFEMDGEAPLEGAVIRVGDAYAGYVTSSTASPVLGRAVMLGWLRLFDGALPDAVTIDGRPARRASLPFYDPEGARARG; this is encoded by the coding sequence GTGACCCAGCGGGCCTTCACGCTCGACGGGCGATCCGTGGCGTTCATGGAGGGTGACACGCTCCTCGACGCCATGCTGCGCGCCGGGGAGCTGCCGATGGCCGGGGGATGCCTGTGTTTCGGCGGCGACTGCCCGCACTGTGTCGCAACGGTCGAAGGGGTCTCGTACGTGCGGACGTGCCAGACACCTGCCGAGGAGGGGATCGTCGTGTCGAGGCATCCGGTCGAGGGAGATCCTCCGCTGCCTCCCGGCGTCGACTCCCACGCCGCCTCGGCGACGAACCGGCACGTCGACGTCGTGGTGGTGGGAGCCGGCGAGTCGGGGAGGGCGGCGGCCGCCGAGGCGAGTGCGGCCGGTCGGCGAGTTGCGGTGCTCGACGCCGCTGCCGGTGAGGAGGTCATCGGGATCTATGCCGGACCGATGGTCGTCGCCCGCACTCCACGCGGCATGCTGAACGTGCATTGCCGGTCCGTCGTGGTGGCCGCCGGTGCCGCGGAGATCCAGCCGGTGTGTCCGGGGAGCGACCTGGCCGGCATCGTCACCGGGCGCGCCGCCGAGCGCATGGCGACCCGCCAGATCGAGATGGGCAGGGTCTTCGCCGTCGGATCACCCCCCGCCGGCGTCGCCGCCGCCGTCGACGACGGCGAGCTCGTCCGCTTCGAGGGCGAGGCAGGGAGGGTGACCGCCGTCGTGGTTCGCCGTCCGGACGGCACCGAGGTGAGCCACGAGTGCGACACGGCGGCTGTCGGGCTCGGGCTCCAGCCGCGCGACGCTTTGTTCCGCATGGCCCGTGACCTCGACGTTCGTCTCGTCGGCGAGGCCGCCGAGGAGGCGACGATCCCGCCGTGCCCGCGTGCCGGATTGGTGTGTCCGTGTGCCGGAGTGACGGTCGACGACCTCGATTCCGTTTGGCAGCGCGGGTTTCGCGAGATGGAGCTCGTCAAGCGAGCGACGCTCGCCGGGACGGGAACCTGCCAGGGCGCCGCCTGCCTCCCGCACCTCCGCAGCTTCCTGGCCGATCGCGGCGCCGAGCTGCCGCCACCATTCACGGCCAGGCCGGTGACCCGCCAAGTGACCTTCGGGGAGGTGTCGGCGGGGTGGCACCTCCCCGCCGTGCCGCGCACCGCGCTCGACGCCGAGCACCGAGCGCTCGGCGCCCACATGGACAGGGTGGGCGGCTGGTGGCGCCCGTGGCACTACGGCGATGTCGACGCCGAGTACCACGCAGTGCGCCATGCCGTGTCCGTGGGCGACGTCAGCACGCTCGGCAAGATGATCGTTACCGGACCGGGCGCCGCCGAGCTCGTAGAGCGCTTGTACCCGACCAGGGTCGCCGACCTTGCCCCGGGGCGCGCTCGATACGTCCTCATGCTCAACGAGCGGGGCTACGTCGCGGACGACGGGCTCGTCTGCCGGGAGGACGAGACCAGGTTCATATTGACGTTCACGTCCGGAGGATCGACGTGGGCCGAGATGTGGGTCCGTGATTGGGCGGCGTCCTGGGGCCTCGACGTCCGGATCATGAACACCACGACGAGCCTGGGCGCCGTCAACGTGACCGGTCCCGGGGCGCGTGACCTGCTCGCACTCGCCGGCGTCGCCGAGCCGCCCGGCTACATGCGGCACGCCGCCGCCGAGGTGGCGGGAGTGCCGTGCCGCATCTTCCGCCTCAGCTTCACGGGTGAGCTCTCGTACGAGCTGCATCATCCTGCGGAGCGCTCAGCCGAGCTGTGGCGAGCGCTGCTCGGCTTGGGACGGGGGCTCGGCATCGCTCCGCACGGTGTCGCCGCGTTGCTGCGGCTCCGGCTCGAGAAGGGCCACGTCATCGTGGGCCAAGACACCGACTTCGACTCGACGCCGCGTCGCCTCGGGCTGCCGTGGGCCGTCAAGACGGACAAGCCGGATTTCATCGGCAAGCAGGCCGTGTTGCGGACGGACGCCATCCCGCTCGACAAGCAGCTCGTCGGCTTCGAGATGGACGGCGAAGCACCGCTCGAGGGAGCCGTGATCCGCGTCGGCGACGCCTATGCCGGGTACGTGACGTCGAGCACGGCCTCGCCGGTCCTCGGCAGAGCGGTGATGCTCGGATGGCTTCGACTGTTCGACGGTGCCCTGCCGGACGCCGTCACGATCGATGGACGCCCGGCGAGGCGGGCCTCGCTTCCTTTCTACGACCCGGAGGGTGCTCGTGCCAGGGGTTGA
- a CDS encoding endonuclease/exonuclease/phosphatase family protein: MLVQAPAAIAGRSRGHSGPTVRFATYNASLNRGAAGALAAELATPGSPQPDAVAEIIQRARPDVVLVNEFDFDPAALELFQENYLEVAHGTAAPIRYRYSFIAPSNTGVFSGFDYDNSGAAGDFVPGDSYGFGFFPGQFGMAVLSKYPIDHLEARTFQLFKWKDMPGALLPDDPGTAAPGDWYTPGPELDSFRLSSKSHWDLPIRIGGKTVHFLVSHPTPPVFDDPPTFPEGVDFNGKRNHDEIRFWADYVSPHRGRYIYDDAGRRGGLRPGALFVIAGDQNSDPLDGDSIPGSAQLLIEHPLINTKVTPSSPGGPEQSALQGGANLTHLSDPAFDTADFSDTAPGNLRADYVLPRRNMKIAAAAVFWPLMSDPLFALVGASDHRLVWIDVRLHHSHRHH, translated from the coding sequence ATGCTCGTGCAGGCTCCCGCAGCCATCGCGGGGCGCTCCAGAGGCCATTCCGGTCCCACCGTTCGGTTTGCGACCTACAACGCCTCTCTCAACCGGGGCGCGGCAGGGGCACTGGCGGCCGAGCTTGCGACGCCGGGGAGCCCGCAGCCGGACGCGGTCGCAGAGATCATTCAGCGGGCCCGTCCCGACGTGGTGCTCGTCAACGAGTTCGACTTCGATCCGGCCGCCCTCGAGCTCTTCCAGGAGAACTACCTGGAGGTGGCGCACGGCACCGCGGCGCCCATCCGGTACCGCTACAGCTTCATCGCCCCGTCGAACACCGGGGTGTTCTCCGGTTTCGACTATGACAACAGTGGGGCGGCGGGCGACTTCGTCCCTGGGGACTCGTACGGCTTCGGCTTCTTCCCCGGCCAGTTCGGCATGGCGGTGCTCTCGAAGTACCCCATCGACCATCTCGAGGCGAGGACGTTCCAGCTCTTCAAGTGGAAGGACATGCCCGGAGCACTGCTGCCCGACGACCCGGGGACCGCAGCTCCGGGGGACTGGTACACGCCGGGCCCCGAGCTCGATTCGTTCCGGCTCTCATCGAAGAGCCACTGGGACCTGCCCATCAGAATCGGCGGGAAGACCGTGCACTTTCTCGTGAGCCATCCGACGCCTCCCGTCTTCGACGACCCTCCGACGTTCCCGGAGGGTGTCGACTTCAACGGCAAGCGCAACCACGACGAGATCCGGTTCTGGGCCGACTACGTGAGTCCCCACAGAGGCCGGTACATCTACGACGACGCAGGCAGGAGGGGCGGCTTGCGTCCCGGCGCACTGTTCGTGATCGCCGGGGACCAGAACTCGGATCCGCTCGATGGCGACAGCATCCCCGGTTCGGCGCAGCTGCTCATCGAGCATCCACTCATCAACACCAAGGTGACCCCGTCGAGCCCTGGAGGGCCCGAGCAGTCGGCACTGCAGGGTGGGGCGAACCTGACGCATCTGAGCGACCCGGCATTCGACACCGCCGACTTCTCGGATACCGCGCCGGGAAACCTGCGAGCGGATTACGTGCTGCCACGGCGGAACATGAAGATCGCCGCCGCGGCGGTGTTCTGGCCGCTGATGAGCGATCCGCTGTTCGCGCTCGTCGGCGCATCCGACCACCGGCTCGTTTGGATCGACGTGCGGTTGCACCACAGCCATCGTCACCACTGA
- a CDS encoding sarcosine oxidase subunit delta — protein sequence MSIRIPCDHCGERPIEEYLYGEIFDVPDTITDPLERDLDRAFMHGNVEGPVTEAWFHLFGCRRWVRVTRDTRSDDVLG from the coding sequence ATGAGCATTCGCATCCCGTGTGACCATTGCGGAGAGCGTCCTATCGAGGAGTACCTCTACGGCGAGATCTTCGACGTGCCGGACACCATCACCGACCCACTCGAGCGCGATCTCGACCGGGCCTTCATGCACGGCAACGTGGAGGGCCCCGTGACGGAGGCTTGGTTCCATCTCTTCGGTTGCCGTCGCTGGGTCCGGGTCACGAGGGACACCCGCAGCGACGACGTGCTCGGGTAG